In Maridesulfovibrio sp., a single genomic region encodes these proteins:
- a CDS encoding metalloregulator ArsR/SmtB family transcription factor, with the protein MTVEAACCDGHNPDFDSVGAVRKECCPKEMLEELAAVFKLMGDPVRITILHALSIRELCVCDLAEILGMSHSAVSHQLRLLRTARMVRYEKSGRRAIYRLSDSHVETIMRTALDHMQGSGCPPEKED; encoded by the coding sequence ATGACTGTTGAGGCAGCCTGTTGTGACGGGCACAATCCCGATTTTGATTCTGTCGGGGCGGTAAGGAAAGAATGCTGCCCGAAAGAGATGCTGGAGGAACTTGCGGCTGTATTCAAGCTGATGGGTGATCCGGTGCGGATAACCATATTACACGCGCTTTCCATAAGAGAGTTGTGTGTATGCGATCTGGCCGAGATTCTCGGCATGAGCCACTCGGCAGTCTCCCACCAGCTAAGACTGCTGCGGACCGCAAGAATGGTCCGGTATGAAAAGTCCGGCCGCAGGGCCATATACCGCCTCAGCGACAGTCATGTTGAAACCATAATGCGGACGGCACTTGATCACATGCAGGGATCGGGTTGTCCGCCGGAAAAGGAAGATTAA
- the hslU gene encoding ATP-dependent protease ATPase subunit HslU, which translates to MSNLTPREIVSELDKYIIGQADAKRMVAIAMRNRWRRQQLPPELRDEIAPKNIIMMGPTGVGKTEIARRLAKLSGCPFFKVEATKFTEVGYVGRDVESMVRDLMEIGVNLVRKEEMDKVKVKAEKNAEEALLDLLLPSSKNPNQGMGFFGSSNQPQEEKPAIDNSSTREKFRKMWRDGKLDDREVDIEVTVQGGGVEIMSMPGMEDMGMQVSDMIGKMFPGKKKTRKVHLREAYEILIQQESDKLIDMDNVAELARERVEQTGILFLDEIDKIAGKQEGGSSTDVSREGVQRDLLPVVEGCVVNTKYGMVKTDHILFISAGAFHYSKPSDLIPELQGRFPLRVELSSLDKDDFYRILTEPQNALTVQYKALLETEKLTIDFSREALEEVAGNAQKINDETENIGARRLYTIMERILSDLSFEAPDRSGETILIDREYVKEKLTDVVEDRDLSRYIL; encoded by the coding sequence ATGAGCAATCTTACCCCCAGAGAAATCGTATCGGAACTGGACAAATACATCATCGGTCAGGCCGATGCAAAACGCATGGTCGCAATAGCCATGCGCAACCGCTGGCGCAGACAGCAGCTCCCGCCCGAACTCCGTGATGAAATCGCCCCGAAAAACATTATCATGATGGGCCCCACCGGCGTTGGCAAGACGGAGATAGCCCGGCGCCTCGCCAAACTTTCGGGATGCCCTTTCTTCAAGGTGGAAGCTACCAAATTCACAGAGGTCGGCTATGTGGGCCGCGATGTTGAATCCATGGTCCGCGACCTCATGGAGATCGGAGTGAATCTCGTCCGCAAGGAAGAGATGGACAAGGTCAAAGTCAAAGCGGAAAAGAATGCGGAAGAAGCCCTGCTGGACCTGCTGCTGCCCTCTTCGAAAAATCCGAACCAGGGTATGGGTTTCTTCGGCTCCTCCAACCAGCCGCAAGAAGAAAAACCAGCCATTGACAATTCGTCCACTCGCGAAAAATTCCGCAAAATGTGGCGTGACGGAAAGCTGGATGACCGCGAAGTCGATATCGAAGTCACCGTTCAGGGCGGCGGCGTTGAAATAATGTCCATGCCCGGTATGGAAGACATGGGCATGCAGGTTTCCGATATGATCGGAAAAATGTTTCCCGGCAAAAAGAAAACCCGCAAAGTCCACCTGCGCGAAGCATATGAAATCCTCATCCAGCAGGAATCGGACAAACTCATCGATATGGATAATGTCGCTGAACTCGCCCGTGAACGTGTAGAACAGACCGGAATCCTTTTCCTCGACGAAATAGACAAGATCGCCGGAAAACAGGAAGGCGGAAGCTCCACAGACGTCTCCCGCGAGGGCGTGCAGCGCGACCTGCTTCCTGTTGTGGAAGGCTGCGTGGTCAACACCAAGTACGGCATGGTCAAGACAGACCACATCCTTTTCATCTCCGCAGGGGCATTCCACTACTCCAAGCCTTCGGACCTCATTCCCGAACTCCAGGGCCGCTTCCCGCTGCGCGTTGAACTCTCCTCTCTGGATAAGGATGACTTCTACCGAATCCTCACCGAACCGCAGAATGCCCTGACTGTACAGTACAAGGCCCTGCTTGAGACCGAAAAGCTGACGATCGACTTCAGCCGTGAGGCATTGGAAGAAGTAGCCGGCAACGCACAAAAGATAAATGATGAAACCGAAAACATCGGTGCCAGACGCCTCTACACCATCATGGAAAGGATTCTGTCCGACCTCTCTTTCGAGGCTCCGGACCGCTCCGGTGAAACGATTCTCATTGACCGCGAATACGTAAAGGAAAAACTCACCGACGTGGTGGAAGACCGCGACCTTTCCAGATACATTCTTTAG
- a CDS encoding Hpt domain-containing protein: MEDRKKAVIIASDLIDLAPVLMKSLWKDLDKMKLSLLEDDFTEVRECAHSSRGAALTFGYTQYAEKMILVRNATEQKDAKELQKICAELEEMLNEVVFQTD, encoded by the coding sequence TTGGAAGACAGAAAAAAGGCTGTAATAATAGCTTCAGACCTGATTGATCTTGCCCCGGTGCTCATGAAATCACTCTGGAAGGATCTGGATAAAATGAAACTTTCACTTCTGGAGGATGATTTTACCGAGGTCCGGGAATGCGCTCATTCATCACGCGGGGCGGCTTTGACCTTCGGCTATACGCAGTATGCTGAAAAAATGATTCTGGTCCGCAATGCTACGGAGCAGAAAGACGCAAAAGAATTGCAAAAGATATGTGCGGAATTGGAAGAAATGTTAAATGAGGTTGTTTTTCAGACAGACTGA
- a CDS encoding flagellar hook-basal body complex protein produces MAFSSMYTGAAGLKAHGTLMQQISANLANVSTTAYKSGDTFLETLNSQSKVGSISGVVAAGGSNTVGQIGHGARVSATRINFEEGSFEKTSSSTDLAIGGQGFFRVATPAGNKDLYTRAGNFIFDKNGQLVDAHGNILQGYPIDNDGNIGTTSGNIALPMKTEKNASGQDVLVVKSDPKATTDVSIRTNLDSGSVDNSETEGSPFFSLMQAWDGTSDVPLDSEQYAYNTSIKVYDKNGNTHDLVVYYDKVVNDGDPSDKMYWEYIVTVPPGSDGRAATEATSAAGLLMTGTLTFSGDGTLLNQSAYTLADGASDPKDLNNWTTAAMNSNGLPIMNATFKGIDGETSEQTLSLNMGIQSSTDTWTLPGTTAASVGSNASNLAVMDSGRINALSTTAYYGSSSTISQSQNGFGEGYLQNVDFDSDGIMTAHFSNGLSQGLYQVNLYNFKSEFGLRREGSNYFSSTPASGEAIEGVGGKNGMGSVVGSNLETSNVDLAEEFAHMILTQRGYQANSKTITTTDQLINTTLGVKK; encoded by the coding sequence ATGGCTTTCAGTTCAATGTACACCGGCGCGGCAGGCCTAAAGGCGCACGGAACGCTGATGCAGCAGATCAGCGCCAACCTCGCCAATGTGAGCACCACTGCCTACAAAAGCGGCGATACCTTTCTGGAAACCCTGAACAGCCAGAGCAAGGTCGGATCCATTTCCGGAGTAGTGGCTGCCGGGGGATCCAATACGGTTGGCCAGATCGGACATGGCGCCAGAGTTTCAGCCACAAGGATAAATTTCGAAGAAGGGTCTTTCGAGAAGACCAGCAGCAGTACTGACCTCGCCATCGGCGGTCAGGGATTCTTCCGTGTCGCAACTCCGGCAGGCAATAAGGACCTATACACCCGCGCCGGTAATTTCATATTCGATAAAAACGGACAACTCGTGGATGCCCACGGCAATATACTCCAGGGATATCCTATCGATAACGACGGAAACATCGGGACCACATCCGGAAACATCGCCCTGCCGATGAAGACTGAAAAGAATGCTTCCGGGCAGGATGTACTGGTGGTCAAGTCGGACCCGAAGGCCACAACGGATGTTTCAATCAGAACAAACCTTGATTCCGGGTCAGTGGACAATTCCGAGACTGAAGGCTCCCCGTTCTTCTCGCTCATGCAGGCATGGGACGGTACAAGCGATGTCCCGCTTGATTCAGAGCAGTACGCATACAACACATCCATAAAAGTGTATGACAAGAACGGGAATACCCACGATCTGGTGGTTTATTATGACAAGGTCGTCAACGATGGTGATCCTTCCGACAAGATGTACTGGGAATATATTGTAACAGTTCCTCCGGGAAGCGACGGTCGTGCGGCGACAGAAGCCACCTCAGCGGCCGGCCTGCTCATGACCGGAACGCTCACCTTTTCCGGGGACGGCACTCTGCTCAACCAGAGCGCATACACCCTTGCGGACGGTGCATCCGACCCCAAGGACCTCAACAACTGGACCACAGCGGCCATGAACAGCAACGGGTTGCCGATCATGAACGCCACATTCAAGGGTATCGACGGAGAGACCAGCGAACAGACCCTCTCCCTGAACATGGGCATCCAGTCCTCAACCGATACGTGGACACTTCCGGGAACCACTGCAGCCAGCGTGGGCAGTAACGCCTCCAATCTGGCCGTGATGGACAGCGGAAGGATCAATGCGCTCAGTACCACCGCCTACTATGGTTCTTCATCCACCATAAGCCAGTCGCAGAACGGATTCGGCGAAGGCTATCTGCAGAATGTGGATTTCGATTCCGACGGCATTATGACCGCGCATTTCTCCAATGGACTCAGTCAGGGACTGTATCAGGTCAACCTTTACAATTTCAAAAGCGAATTCGGGCTCAGACGAGAAGGCTCCAACTATTTCAGCTCAACCCCGGCATCAGGGGAGGCCATAGAAGGAGTCGGCGGAAAGAACGGCATGGGTTCAGTGGTAGGCAGCAATCTTGAAACATCCAATGTGGATCTTGCAGAAGAATTTGCTCATATGATACTGACTCAGCGCGGATATCAGGCCAACTCAAAGACAATCACCACTACCGACCAGTTGATCAACACAACTCTCGGAGTTAAGAAGTAA
- the hslV gene encoding ATP-dependent protease subunit HslV, with the protein MELRGTTILAVKDDNGTAMIGDGQVTMGQAVVMKHSAVKVRTLYHDKVMAGFAGATADAFTLFERFEKKLQTYAGNLVRSAVEMATDWRTDKYLRKLEAMIMVADAEHILIISGNGDVIEPDDGVAAIGSGGSYALSAARALMRNTDMPASEIASKSMEIASEICVYTNSNFVLKTLEK; encoded by the coding sequence ATGGAACTCAGAGGAACAACCATTCTGGCCGTCAAAGATGATAACGGCACCGCCATGATCGGCGACGGACAGGTCACCATGGGCCAGGCCGTTGTGATGAAGCATTCCGCCGTAAAGGTGCGCACACTGTACCACGACAAGGTCATGGCCGGGTTTGCCGGAGCCACTGCAGATGCTTTCACGCTGTTTGAACGGTTTGAGAAGAAACTCCAGACCTACGCCGGAAATCTCGTCCGCTCCGCAGTTGAAATGGCCACCGACTGGCGCACCGACAAATACCTGCGCAAGCTCGAAGCAATGATAATGGTGGCAGACGCCGAACACATACTGATCATAAGCGGAAACGGCGATGTGATAGAACCTGACGACGGTGTGGCTGCCATCGGTTCAGGCGGATCCTACGCCCTTTCCGCCGCCCGTGCGCTTATGCGCAACACGGATATGCCTGCCAGTGAAATAGCCAGTAAATCCATGGAAATTGCCAGCGAAATATGTGTTTATACCAACAGCAACTTCGTTCTTAAAACCCTTGAAAAATAA
- a CDS encoding SO_0444 family Cu/Zn efflux transporter, translating to MDILTGIAGESWEVLLQSAPFMLFGFIIAGLLKTFVGPEFISRNLGSGNTSDVLKASILGVPIPLCSCGVIPAAAQLRQQGAGKGATTSFLISTPETGVDSIAVTYALLDPVMAVIRPFAAFFTAVVAGILVDRNEKNGAESTKPLIPAPVLHNFDGGHIGHDHGHDHGGECSGSCSETGAGDDPIESGCSCSGCGCSGNSGKPDGNILSRLIAGMKYSFGDLLQDIGLWFLGGVILAGAFSYLIPDGFIENNLGDGIFSMVIMLVASVPLYVCATASTPIAAALALKGLSPGAALVFLLAGPATNAASFTVVARLLGKRSAFIYLGAIIGCSLFLGVLVNWLYHLLGLGITGWVQGNAADEHGILYTLCVLILLALIVVPKVTALIKGEGVSGHSH from the coding sequence ATGGATATTCTGACAGGAATAGCCGGCGAGTCCTGGGAGGTGCTGCTGCAGTCGGCTCCTTTCATGCTTTTCGGTTTTATTATAGCCGGGCTGCTCAAGACATTTGTGGGCCCGGAATTCATCAGCAGGAACCTCGGGTCAGGTAATACCTCAGACGTGCTGAAAGCGTCTATTCTCGGCGTACCCATCCCCCTTTGCAGCTGCGGAGTAATTCCCGCCGCAGCACAGCTGCGCCAACAGGGAGCAGGCAAGGGTGCCACCACATCCTTCCTTATCTCAACTCCGGAAACGGGTGTGGATTCCATTGCCGTGACCTATGCTCTGCTTGATCCGGTCATGGCGGTTATTCGCCCCTTTGCAGCTTTTTTTACGGCAGTGGTGGCCGGAATACTGGTGGACAGGAATGAGAAGAATGGTGCTGAAAGCACCAAGCCGCTTATTCCAGCACCGGTGCTGCACAATTTTGATGGCGGACATATCGGCCACGATCATGGTCATGATCACGGGGGAGAATGCTCCGGATCATGTTCGGAAACAGGTGCGGGTGATGACCCGATTGAAAGCGGCTGCTCATGCTCAGGATGCGGTTGCTCCGGAAATTCCGGGAAGCCAGACGGAAATATCCTGTCCAGACTGATTGCAGGTATGAAGTATTCCTTCGGGGATTTACTTCAGGATATCGGTTTATGGTTTCTGGGGGGAGTTATTTTGGCCGGTGCGTTCAGCTATCTGATTCCGGACGGGTTTATCGAGAATAATCTGGGTGACGGAATTTTTTCCATGGTGATCATGCTTGTCGCCTCGGTTCCGCTTTATGTCTGCGCCACCGCTTCCACTCCGATAGCCGCTGCTCTGGCTCTCAAGGGACTGTCTCCCGGTGCCGCTCTGGTTTTCCTGCTGGCCGGACCTGCAACCAACGCAGCTTCTTTCACGGTTGTGGCCCGGCTGCTTGGAAAGAGATCCGCATTCATATATTTAGGAGCAATAATAGGGTGTTCCCTGTTCTTAGGAGTGTTGGTCAACTGGCTTTACCACCTGCTCGGACTGGGCATAACCGGATGGGTGCAGGGCAATGCAGCGGATGAACATGGTATACTCTATACACTTTGCGTACTCATTCTGCTTGCCTTGATAGTAGTTCCCAAGGTAACGGCTTTGATTAAGGGTGAAGGAGTGTCCGGGCATTCCCACTAA
- a CDS encoding putative molybdenum carrier protein, whose product MEDAARYGVGRFRSCEKCMWTGPLDTFEVIPALISSMDVVRCPNCGSTQDCRERVFAQADTLLPEGFTIVSGGQTGVDRGALDAAIALGIPHRGWCPAGRKAEDGVIPACYNMQEMDDPHYWKRTGQNVLDSDGTLVFPGNCKSKGTELTIRLAKQHGRPVAVVDPDSGCAAETVAAWIGAAKIRVLNVAGPRESGCPGISARTRKFLISLFSEMKKEGCD is encoded by the coding sequence ATGGAAGACGCAGCCAGATACGGAGTCGGTAGATTCAGGTCCTGTGAAAAATGCATGTGGACCGGACCGCTTGATACTTTTGAAGTGATTCCGGCACTTATTTCCAGCATGGATGTTGTACGGTGTCCCAATTGCGGGTCAACGCAGGACTGCCGTGAACGAGTGTTCGCACAGGCCGACACCCTGCTTCCGGAAGGGTTTACCATAGTTTCCGGCGGGCAGACCGGTGTGGATCGCGGAGCTCTGGACGCGGCCATAGCCTTGGGTATTCCGCATCGTGGCTGGTGCCCGGCCGGAAGGAAGGCCGAGGACGGAGTTATCCCTGCCTGCTACAATATGCAGGAAATGGACGATCCCCACTACTGGAAGCGCACCGGGCAGAATGTTTTGGATTCAGATGGAACACTGGTTTTTCCCGGAAACTGCAAATCAAAGGGAACGGAACTTACTATACGGCTGGCTAAGCAGCACGGAAGGCCGGTAGCAGTTGTTGATCCTGATTCCGGGTGTGCCGCTGAAACCGTAGCGGCCTGGATAGGGGCCGCGAAAATAAGAGTGCTTAACGTTGCCGGTCCACGGGAAAGCGGGTGTCCGGGTATATCTGCACGCACCAGAAAATTTCTGATCAGCCTGTTCTCCGAGATGAAAAAAGAAGGCTGTGATTAG
- a CDS encoding tetratricopeptide repeat protein, with protein sequence MPRIRGTFSTKIVQEIGTGTTKRKVIQSFLYFAEENEKGEIELRALNENDVPSGEVQIITKEELLESFTPELELYITKVFPAIKELNKTLAKADRQRQLGNTFTAEMEYGKALNIDEENIRANFGIGLCYLSRQEDEKATDIFKRLVKLDAAFEKQHKHLFNDFGISLRKNRMFEEAVEFYSRAIGLTDNDDNLFFNIARSLYEEGKRKDAMKYVDKCLALNPESTPARKLKKHLEKKINV encoded by the coding sequence ATGCCCAGAATCAGAGGCACTTTCTCAACAAAAATAGTTCAGGAGATCGGGACGGGGACAACCAAACGCAAGGTGATCCAGTCCTTTCTCTACTTTGCTGAAGAAAACGAGAAAGGCGAGATAGAACTGCGTGCTCTTAACGAGAACGATGTTCCGTCCGGGGAAGTCCAGATTATCACCAAAGAAGAACTTCTGGAATCATTCACGCCCGAACTTGAACTTTATATAACCAAAGTATTTCCGGCCATAAAAGAACTCAACAAGACCCTTGCAAAAGCAGACCGCCAGCGCCAGCTGGGGAACACATTCACTGCTGAAATGGAATACGGCAAGGCGCTCAATATTGACGAGGAAAACATAAGGGCCAACTTCGGCATCGGGCTTTGCTACCTCTCAAGGCAGGAAGACGAAAAGGCCACGGATATTTTCAAGCGGCTGGTAAAACTTGATGCCGCCTTTGAGAAGCAGCACAAGCACCTGTTTAATGATTTCGGCATCTCGCTGCGCAAAAACAGAATGTTTGAAGAAGCTGTAGAGTTCTACAGCAGAGCGATCGGCCTTACGGATAATGACGACAACCTTTTTTTCAACATTGCCCGCAGCCTATACGAAGAAGGCAAACGCAAAGACGCGATGAAATACGTAGACAAATGTCTGGCCCTGAACCCGGAGTCCACACCGGCCCGTAAGTTGAAAAAACATCTTGAGAAGAAAATCAACGTCTGA